The Branchiostoma lanceolatum isolate klBraLanc5 chromosome 3, klBraLanc5.hap2, whole genome shotgun sequence DNA segment TGGTTCCCTGCATACGTGACTGCGTCATGCTACAGTGGGAGGTTGAATTCTACAGCGATAATAATGTGTACATTTCTCTGCAGTTTTGAGTGACAGAAAAACCATCAAAAGGAGAGCGACGTCCCGGGTGTTTCCAGAAAATGTCGTCTGCTCAGAAAATCACAGACgacattttcaagatggcggtgaACGGAATGCGACAGAAAACGCCAGTGGTTCTCCTGGCCTGTGGTTCCTTCAACCCCATCACCAACATGCACCTCCGGATGTTTGGTACGTATGCAGTATTTTCCCCATTTCGAACgactacattttacatttaatgATCGTTGTGGTATTAGGCTTCGTTCAAATATTGGGGCTTTAGAAAACAGAAAGATGTTTCCAGAATAGCGTACGTCAGTAACGTTACTTATATCATTAGCTTCCGGGtattttgttttcacaaaacaTAGAACAGAAAATCTGTTTATTTGTGACAATTTGTATTTTACGCAGTCAACGTACAGTAACTTCGTACAATAAATATGAAAAACAGTATTGATCTAACAGAATATAATTTGAAACGATAACATCAACGGCTGCATAACACCATGGCACCAGTTTGGCGTTGCGTTCCTCGGTTATGCATTCTGAATCTGGATGTCAACACTGGCAAAAGACTGAGACTTTTGATAGAGTGTTACTGTTGATAATATTTCTTGTACGATTGACAAGATGTTactgtcaataagattttttgCTCTGCTGACTGGATGTTCCTGTCAGTAAGATTTTTCTGGCACTATTAACAGGATGTACAGCTGATAATCTTGTGAAATGCAcctcatgatcctgtcaaccctaaccctgacccttaGAATGACCCTGtaaaatggtacaaaaataaaacttcttCAGATTCCTGAGCAAGAATAATCATAAGGATAATAAAAAAgtggataaaaaaaaacaagaatgccaTATTGTGGAGGAATGTGACATAACCTCAATGCTTTTCGAGAAATCTTTCAACATCACATGGGGTACAAAGACGTTCTACTAAAGACTTTTTGTCATTAAGCAACAttatattttttcaaagcaatTGTGTACATGAGGGCCACTTCTTGCAAAAccttttctaagattttccCTGTTCCAGTGACAAATGTTATCCCTTGAAGTAATAAAACAGCCACCTACACAGGTGCCAAGTGATAAGAAAAAGCACTGTGTCACTGCCAAGTGTCAACGTTATAATGTGATAAGGTTTGCTTCGAAGCACGCCGTCAGGCAGATTTTCTTCACTGAGAACTAAGCCGGAAATACTCATTCCTACATTGATTCAAAGACTGATTAGTGTGGTAAACTGGACTGGAATACACATGGTGTAATCACCAGTGTCGCAATATGGGGAATCTCTTGAGAAACTGCACAGTCTTGACTTAGAAGACAGTTACATCATTACTGTAAGCATTTTGTTATCATCTGTTATCTCTACGCTAAAAACTTTAGGAATGCTTTTAAGGATTTAGGCAAATCCTACCTGTTGTAAACAAAGAAACCCAACCAACACATTGTTAAAACCTTGGCCCTTTTATGCAATTAACTTGATAATGATAGAAAAACTGTATCAGAAACATACTAGCAACTGGACTTGCAATTCATAAATCACATTTGTTATATATAACCAGGCATCTTGCATGAATGTAAGAGTCTCCTTATCATTCATGTGTATGTGCACTTCACAGAAATTGCCAAAGACTTCTTGGAAAAGTCCGGAAAGTACATCGTCATCCAAGGCATCATCTCTCCTGTTAATGATGGATATGCTAAACAGGTGACTGGGAGTGTAGATTGTTAATTACTATGATAGCAGACACATAGAATATCATACAAGTAATCAGCATTGATAATCAAGCAGCAGTTTAAGATACAAGACGACAAAACTTTTCCCTTCTGTTGATGTGAAATTTCGAATAAGATTTTCTAGTTTCATTGTCATATTCTGCTTTAAGTCTGAGAGAGAATGACTGACATACCCAAAGTATTGAAAATGATACTGTacgtcttgaaatgtttgcagtggttttatttgcatgatttttgcaATGATCTGTCCACCTCATATTCATGAGAACATGAATATCCATCTCCAGCATATAACTACTGTATCATATAATTtattcaactgcaaacttaacacATCACAAAAACATCCTTTCCCTCTTTACCATGTAGTCAAGTCCCCTCAATATAAATGTTTGATGCGACAACATCTGACATTTTGTATGTTCCCATATTTACAGGGCCTTCTCCCTGCCAACCATCGTCTCGCCATGTGTAACCTGGCAGTCCAGTCTTCAGATTGGATCAGGTGAGAAAAAAGGCTTTTACAGCTTCTTAACTATCCCTCCTGTGACTTGTGTCTTAACCTACATGAAGTTTGTGCATGGATAATTCCTCAGCAGACCATACATCATGGTACTGTACATGCTTTGAATGGATATGCACCTTcaaaattgttctttttttcctttgtacAGACTTACTGAACTTACTTTACAGCCATCTAATGTTACAGTTATGCCTGCTGTGCTTTAAATATCTATCAAGTGTAAGGGGAATTTACAAATCATATCTCATGCTGCTAACCTTTTATCCAACCCCTTTTATTGTAACATTACCAAAATGGATGGCATCTTCTAGTTAACAACTACATTCGTTCTCCTTATAGAGTTTTACAGTAGCTAACTGGAAAATAACTATGAGAAACAAATCATGTAATTTGCTGTGAAATTCAGGACTGTAAAAAGCATGTCTACTTGATATGATTGTATTAAAAGACTTCTGAGCTGTTTTGATTCTTTGCTTCCATGATGCACTATATGCATGCATGGAGGTGATGTTGTTGACAATATGGCACATAGccagatatacatatacagtctCTGGGGAAAGGGCTAATGTGATCTTAGAATTACAGTGGCATGACTGGGAAGTGCTTTGGGAAATCAGGCAggaatcttatacatgtactttcaatttGAATCAGATATAGCTGAAGCAACCacagaattgaattgaagaattGAGAATGCACATTTCAATGCTAAGTGTCTTGCATGGATGGATGATGACAAAACAGCACAGCACCATTAACAAGGAATGTATTGCATTGAAGCATATTTGATACAAATGAACATCACAAACCGTGTGCTTTAATACTGACAGGAAATACATAATATGCTGATATTGTCCCCAAGAGATTAGTATGAGTAAAGTAATGCACAATATAGATATATCATGTACTAGGCAAACATATATCACACCACATCATATCATATCGACATAGTCTTCTttgttgacatacatgtaacacatggtCATATATCCAAACTATACAGAAATGGAGTAAAGCATGTTGTTTGCATTATGTGTTAAAACCACAGACAAAACTGTGAACAAGAAACAGGATTGTTTTGGCCAAGGCTGTACCAAATTGCTCATTCCTGTGGAAGGAAATGATTTCAGAAAATAATCTAATATCAGCAGCAGCTCATTAAGAAAATGCAAATTTACCACAGAGCTAATCCATCATGATGGTAAGGGCTGATTCATTATTAGATTCTGTGAGATAAACCTTACAATTTTTCATGTCCCCCTTTTTTGTCTCTCAAAAGGCTCCTTGGTTTGTCcattcacataacgttacatctttgTCCACTTGTTTGGTCAGATTGTCATGATCCCCAGATCTTTTCATAGGAATAGCCCTAATTCTTTGATGGCTGTAGGACTGGTACtaggaaagtttattgcaccAAATGATGAATACTAGAGATGGGTGACATTGACATAGTAGTACTGATAAAGGTTACTGACTTTCCATACTGTTCTATGGAATAATTTACAATCTGTAAGTATTTCAAAGACACCAGAATGTGCGCTGTATACTACTTTATGTCTCTATATTCCATTAAGACTAAAGCAGAGAAGTGGCTAGTACTGTGTCCTGATGGTGGCTTAAACATTCACAGAATATCTAACGTTAGCAGCGTGCCCATCAATTCATCTGCTATCTCCACTGACAACAGCAAAACGATCTGGAGATTCCCCCTTCATTGTGatatttcaaatatcaaacattttgagatTATCTAGCAGACATAATTCCATAATTCAGTAAACTGGAAAACAAGGGTGGATGGCTTACGGCATTGTAATGAAGCATACCCAtagtctctctttctctccgcCCAATTGCTGTTGCTAAACAGGTATTGTCTTGAGGGCATGAAATGTTTCGAATTACATTCTAATTGTCTTGTGGCAAGGCTTCATATTAAAACAGGACCATTCTTACTCACACTTGAATCAGTATGCTCACAGGGCTCTGGAAAGACAGTACATAAAGGTTAACATGTTGTGGACCCTGCTATCACAGAATTGATCCGTGGGAGAGCCAACAGGACCAGTGGTTACAGACAGTCAAGGTAATGAGACATCACAAGGCCAAGTTGGAGGAGCAGCAGTGCAGCCTCATGGAGACCCCCAGCAAAGCCAAGAAGCGCAAACTCAACACACGGACACGCAGCTGTAGCCAGAGTAGTGTAGGTGGGTGACACATGTACACCTGATAAACTGCAACATAAAATTCAACTCATGATTAAAAAAGATCTTGATCACAGAGTCAGCATCTTCAACCTATTGTAGAGTCAATCTTGTCTTTGATTCAGATTATAAGTTGCCCTTGCCAAAATATAACTGTATTCTTTTACAGAGGACATTGCAAATGAAAATGAGGTGGATGAGATCAACTCAAGAAATAATGCAGGTGAGAATCAAATGTGTGCTGTTGATGATCATATCAACCAATTGGCCAGGGTCCATTTGACTCCATTGTGATCTTGTATAGCTTAGCAAGCTTATCTGCATTGTTATAAGTTGTGAGGT contains these protein-coding regions:
- the LOC136430825 gene encoding nicotinamide/nicotinic acid mononucleotide adenylyltransferase 3-like, producing the protein MSSAQKITDDIFKMAVNGMRQKTPVVLLACGSFNPITNMHLRMFEIAKDFLEKSGKYIVIQGIISPVNDGYAKQGLLPANHRLAMCNLAVQSSDWIRIDPWESQQDQWLQTVKVMRHHKAKLEEQQCSLMETPSKAKKRKLNTRTRSCSQSSVEDIANENEVDEINSRNNAGYIELKLLCGSDLLESFGTHGLWRDADVREIVGKFGIVCVSRAGTNPQKFVYESDVLSEYENNILIVTEWIQNEISSTRIRRALRRQQSVKYLVPDPVIDYIKKNGLFTNDNDILIRSASKYETSL